In one Melopsittacus undulatus isolate bMelUnd1 chromosome 4, bMelUnd1.mat.Z, whole genome shotgun sequence genomic region, the following are encoded:
- the RPAP1 gene encoding RNA polymerase II-associated protein 1, whose product MLSRPKPGESEADLLHFQNQFLAARASPAVKVVKKADKRKGEKKTTDAERPPLQDSKDVVMLDDFPDTLPALTPAPPKKSKVKNACVHFEDEDPEERLESHDRHITAVFSKIIERDTSAAAVTMPVPTGDPFPRTFHRSEIKSEVKVASGRKSIFAQKMAARRAAEKAATAPSAAECLQVGPAAPDAQNPEGSAGEAPFLDSRDDKVGDFLTSQQPSLITGEGLGSQKSEEEVQAIHRENLEKLQSMSEEEILQEQERLLAQLDPSLVAFLKSRRGGNEGQKKELKMEQNRQEEFVESLPVAQHGVRSSLSMQESGLEESVREEENVKVEITDDDLPVKPKKEWIHMDNVEFEKLEWMKDLPLPKQRKTKKGMQARFSLKGELIPADADLPTHLGLHHHGEEAERAGYSLQELFHLSRSQVIQQRTLALQVLGRIVQKARAGEFVSSLKGSILRLLLDAGFLFLLRFSLDDAVDNVMAAAVGALRALLVSLDDEKYLDWTFSWYQGMAAFPFVPNNEEEEEEEDEELNGAEKSQDKKLKDENKPDPDVARYDVVKGLLKTRIQHRLRYILEVVRPVPTVVLDILHILTHIARHSSEACSQLLDCPRLIETIVREFLPTQWDPQVAEPGCLLTSLHGIACATAMKFIRVLACGGRNATARLLNKFEMKSRLSRFIAEDPVDLLLPREEAIRLSTEAFRLWAVAAAYGQACDLYRDLYPVLVRILQSLPALLSTCSDEKSCMTELSVQRGTAVVTLLIHVTQTAGYAAELQAKLSSNSSEDSEQVPPPPVSWNQVSGLQPFLETSLKKFLQEISQTETWQTLQPLTTTYVIYLGVYYSACSQQASVNPVDCLEELERLTSEVLQPLLSQPAIQSMWDLLRPCSALCNPLSCSPAPESVFSIASLSCTGGKPPLSLVGSKSPFPFLTALLFLINSITDIHKGLTIKYSSVLDFRGLKDYLHQSWQSGPPSVTSSSAWILRHEYHLQYFVLALARRMSGTCPDYSQHASLHHCVAMVLLSRLLPGSEHLAYEVLLDIAFNPEFLPEGKAGGPEAADFSDILHLGTSAKLAQPGSAAASCSKATRGALLRESYQDLPSLRSCYLSHFVHLQPTLMRSQASYQGRNYLIQSMLLPEVKGPILPSDWPFFPLISLYNRVTNAETRGAVLNSLPLDLVNTVTWNLQWVLLLETWRAKTLQSIPTAAKLARLMCVFLTGSDLFLEAPIHHYTAALLSLYCQPKALDSLNLDAPLPGLASFHDLYVSLLEQFEAVSFGDPLFGVFVLLPLQKRFSVHLRLSVFGEHTSILKALGVPLQQFPVPLERYTSPPEDNLNLLRLYFRTLVTGTLRHSWCPVLYVVAVAHVNSFIFSQDSTTRETDAARKSMLRKTWLLVDETLKKHLLYYRLPNAESPLGFDLYEQLPPMRLKYLQIVTQKENKENAPSQVS is encoded by the exons GTGAAGGTGGCatctggaagaaaaagcatctttGCACAAAAGATGGCAGCgagaagagctgctgaaaaggCAGCAACAGCCCCCTCTGCTGCCGAGTGCCTGCAAGTGGGACCTGCTGCTCCCGATGCCCAGAATCCTGAGGGGTCAGCAGGCGAGGCGCCTTTCCTTGACTCCAGGGATG ATAAAGTTGGTGACTTTTTGACCTCTCAGCAGCCTTCTCTCATAACGGGAGAGGGTCTTGGAAGCCAGAAGAGTGAGGAGGAAGTTCAAGCTATTcacagagagaacttggaaaAGCTGCAGTCCATGTCTGAGGAAGAGATCCTGCAAGAGCAAGAAAGGCTTCTGGCTCAGCTGG ATCCCAGTTTAGTTGCTTTCTTAAAGTCACGACGTGGTGGCAATGAAGGCCagaagaaggaattaaaaatggaaCAGAACAGACAGGAGGAGTTTGTGGAATCTCTGCCTGTGGCTCAACATGGTGTAAGATCATCTCTTTCCATGCAGGAGTCTGGTCTGGAAGAATCTgtaagggaagaagaaaatgtgaaggTAGAAATCACAG ATGATGATCTGCCTGTGAAGCCAAAGAAGGAATGGATTCACATGGACAATGTGGAATTTGAGAAGCTGGAATGGATGAAAGATTTGCCCTTGCCTaagcagaggaaaaccaaaaag GGAATGCAAGCTCGATTCAGTTTAAAAGGAGAATTGATTCCTGCAGATGCTGATTTACCAACACATCTAGGCCTGCATCACCATGGAGAAGAAGCAGAG AGGGCTGGTTATTCTCTCCAAGAGCTCTTTCATTTGTCTCGCAGCCAAGTTATTCAACAGAGGACACTGGCTCTGCAGGTCTTGGGTCGCATTGTTCAAAAG GCCAGGGCTGGAGAGTTTGTTTCCTCCTTGAAGGGCAGCATTCTGCGTCTGCTGCTCGATGCTGGGTTTCTCTTCTTGCTGCGCTTCTCGCTGGATGATGCAGTGGATAATGTCATGGCAGCAGCTGTTGGTGCTCTCCGGGCTCTGCTGGTGTCACTTGATGATGAG AAATATCTTGATTGGACTTTTTCATGGTACCAAGGAATGGCTGCATTCCCCTTTGTCCCCAAcaatgaggaggaagaggaggaggaagatgaagaatTGAATGGAGCAGAGAAGTCTCAAGATAAAAAgttaaaagatgaaaacaagCCAGATCCAGATGTGGCCCGATATGATGTTGTAAAG GGACTTTTGAAGACACGGATTCAGCACCGGCTGAGATACATCCTGGAGGTGGTACGACCTGTTCCAACAGTAGTCCTAGATATACTGCACATCCTCACCCACATAGCAAGGCACTCTTCTGAAGCATGTAGCCAG cTGCTTGACTGTCCTCGGTTGATTGAGACCATTGTCAGGGAATTTCTTCCTACTCAGTGGGATCCCCAAGTGGCAGAACCAGGGTGTCTGCTCACCAGTCTCCATGGAATTGCCTGTGCCACTGCTATGAAATTCATCAGAGTGTTGGCCTGTGGAGGCCGAAATGCAACAGCCAGGCTG CTTAacaaatttgaaatgaaaagtcGGTTGAGTCGCTTTATAGCTGAGGACCCAGTGGATCTGCTGCTGCCAAGGGAAGAAGCCATCAGGCTAAGCACTGAAGCCTTCCGGTTGtgggctgtggctgctgcctaTGGTCAAGCCTGTGATCTCTACAG GGATCTGTACCCTGTGCTGGTGAGGATACTGCAGTCCCTACCTGCGCTGCTCAGCACTTGCAGTGATGAGAAGAGCTGTATGACTGAGTTGTCTGTCCAGCGAGGTACGGCAGTCGTTACTCTGCTGATACATGTGACACAAACAGCAGGCTACGCTGCGGAGCTGCAGGCCAAGCTGAGCAG TAATAGCTCAGAAGATAGTGAACAggttcctcctcctcccgtATCCTGGAATCAAGTGTCAGGCTTGCAGCCCTTCCTGGAGACCAGTCTGAAAAAATTCCTCCAGGAGATATCCCAGACAGAAACTTGGCAAACTCTCCAGCCTCTGACTACGACTTATGTGATCTACTTGGGAGTTTATTACAGTGCTTGTAGCCAGCAG GCATCAGTCAATCCAGTTGACTGCTTAGAGGAACTGGAACGTTTGACATCTGAGGTACTGCAGCCCCTTCTCAGTCAGCCAGCCATACAGAGCATGTGGGACTTGCTCAG GCCATGTTCTGCATTGTGCAACCCTCTGTCCTGTTCCCCAGCACCAGAATCTGTCTTCAGCATTGCATCTCTGAGTTGTACTGGAGGCAAACCTCCTTTGAGCCTAGTTGGCTCCAAGtcaccttttcccttcctcactGCCCTCCTGTTTCTGATCAACAGCATCACTGACATTCACAAGGGCCTGACCATCAAG tacagctctgtgctggacttCAGAGGCTTGAAGGATTACTTGCATCAAAGCTGGCAGAGTGGACCTCCCTCTGTAACTTCTTCATCTGCGTGGATCCTGCGCCATGAATATCACCTGCAGTACTTTGTGCTAGCCCTGGCTCGGAGAATG TCAGGCACTTGTCCAGATTACAGCCAGCACGCCTCGCTCCATCACTGTGTTGCCATGGTGTTGCTAAGCCGTCTGTTGCCGGGGAGTGAGCATCTGGCTTACGAGGTCCTACTGGATATTGCCTTTAATCCAGAGTTTCTTCC TGAAGGGAAAGCTGGAGGGCCAGAAGCAGCTGACTTCTCTGATATCCTGCATCTAGGTACTAGTGCCAAACTGgcacagcctggctctgcagcagcatcttgtTCAAAGGCTACTCGTGGTGCTCTGCTGAGAGAATCATACCAGGATCTACCTTCCCTCCGCTCCTGCTACCTTTCTCATTTTGTCCACTTGCAGCCTACCCTCATGCGTTCCCAAGCATCCTACCAAGGACGGAATTACCTCATCCAGTCAATGCTGCTTCCTGAGGTCAAAGGGCCCATTCTGCCTTCAGACTGGCCGTTCTTTCCACTTATCAGCCTTTACAACAGAGTGACTAATGCAGAGACACGTGGGGCTGTGCTGAACTCTCTCCCACTTGATCTTGTCAACACTGTGACCTGGAACCTGCAGTGGGTCTTGTTGCTGGAAACCTGGCGTGCTAAAACCCTTCAGAGCATCCCTACTGCTGCCAAACTAGCACGGCTTATGTGTGTCTTCCTCACAGGCAGTGACCTCTTCCTGGAAGCACCAATCCACCACTATACAGCTGCCCTTCTATCTCTCTATTGCCAACCCAAGGCACTGGACTCCCTAAACTTGGATGCTCCTCTCCCTGGTTTGGCATCCTTCCACGATCTCTATGTAAGTCTCCTGGAGCAGTTTGAAGCTGTCTCCTTTGGAGATCCACTCTTTGGAGTGTTTGTTCTTCTACCTCTACAGAAGCGTTTCAGTGTTCATCTGCGCCTCTCTGTTTTTGGGGAGCACACAAGTATCCTGAAGGCACTGGGAGTGCCACTCCAGCAG TTCCCTGTACCTCTGGAGCGATACACTTCCCCTCCTGAGGATAACCTGAACCTCTTGCGACTCTACTTCCGAACACTCGTCACTGGCACGCTGCGCCACAGCTGGTGCCCTGTTCTTTATGTGGTGGCTGTGGCTCATGtgaacagctttattttctccCAGGACAGCACAACACGG GAGACAGATGCTGCTCGGAAAAGCATGCTGCGAAAGACGTGGCTGTTGGTGGATGAG acCTTGAAAAAGCACCTACTGTACTACAGACTGCCAAATGCAGAGAGCCCTTTGGGATTTGACCTTTATGAGCAGCTCCCTCCCATGCGACTGAAGTACCTGCAGATAGtgacacagaaggaaaataaggagAATGCACCATCACAAGTCTCATAG